One window of Xylocopa sonorina isolate GNS202 chromosome 9, iyXylSono1_principal, whole genome shotgun sequence genomic DNA carries:
- the LOC143426686 gene encoding CXXC-type zinc finger protein 1 codes for MGDKRQQNLSKEEIAKQFMLPERKSKIATLLKQDGQAYCICRSSDSSRFMIGCDACEEWYHGDCINITEKDAKHIKQFFCIRCREEDPTLITRYKPRRTDQEDRKYKKHKEKERAHRYEYDAPWDPTVVKKSLKRCGECTGCLRVENCGKCDACRHLKKFGPSVRLKLRCIQRTCRVLGDPLKPSKSFNKSSKFIKKRKRDSSNERNEYLETPRHCYGPACTKQSRSGSKYCSDECGLKLATNRIYQVLPQRIQEWSLTPCIAEQNNRRQLETVRKQQQDVRRILQELDKRHAELDRIIERAKHATIDPQAEVDDNDDTEMSMYCITCGHEIHSRTAIKHMEKCFNKYESQASFGSIFKTRIEGQVMFCDFYNPANRTYCKRLRVLCPEHCKDPKISETEVCGCPLVTNVFDTTGEFCRAPKKSCVKHYVWEKLRRAEIDMERVRQWLKIDELVEQERQIRANMATRAGVLALMLHSTYNHELMEQMTQEQNREQLEAMEEELQRRYGLLHKDQAAEQ; via the exons ATGGGCGACAAGAGGCAGCAGAATTTATCG AAGGAGGAAATAGCGAAGCAGTTTATGTTGCCAGAGAGGAAGAGCAAGATAGCCACGTTGCTCAAACAAGATGGACAAGCCTATTGTATTTGTAGGAGTTCGGACAGTTCACGTTTCATGAT AGGATGCGACGCGTGCGAAGAATGGTATCACGGTGACTGTATCAATATAACAGAGAAAGATGCCAAGCACATAAAGCAGTTCTTCTGTATT CGTTGTAGAGAAGAAGATCCAACTTTGATAACACGCTACAAGCCCAGAAGGACAGACCAGGAGGATCGTAAGTACAAGAAGCACAAGGAGAAGGAGAGAGCGCACCGGTACGAATACGATGCACCTTGGGATCCTACGGTGGTGAAAAAGTCATTGAAACGTTGCGGAGAATGCACAGGCTGCTTGAGAGTAGAAAATTGTGGGAAGTGTGACGCGTGCAG GCATTTGAAGAAATTTGGACCTTCTGTACGATTGAAGCTCAGATGTATACAAAGAACCTGTAGGGTGTTGGGTGATCCATTGAAACCGTCTAAAAGTTTCAATAAGAGTTCGAAGTTCATTAAGAAACGGAAAAGGGATTCCAGCAACGAGAGGAACGAGTACCTCGAAACGCCCAGACATTGTTACGGGCCTGCTTGTACCAAACAATCACGATCGGGTAGTAAATATTGCTCAGACGAGTGTGGATTGAAGTTAGCGACCAACAGAATTTATCAGGTACTGCCTCAACGAATACAGGAATGGTCGTTGACGCCGTGTATCGCGGAACAGAATAACAGAAGGCAATTAGAGACTGTTAGGAAACAGCAACAGGACGTTCGACGAATACTTCAGGAGCTGGATAAACGGCATGCGGAGCTGGACAGAATAATCGAACGCGCGAAGCACGCGACGATCGATCCGCAAGCAGAAGTGGACGATAACGATGATACAGAAATGAGTATGTATTGCATCACCTGCGGCCACGAAATTCATTCGAGGACCGCCATCAAGCACATGGAGAAATGCTTCAACAAG TACGAATCCCAAGCGTCCTTTGGCTCGATCTTCAAAACTCGTATCGAGGGACAGGTGATGTTCTGCGATTTTTATAATCCTGCGAATCGAACGTACTGCAAGAGGCTGCGAGTGCTCTGCCCCGAGCACTGCAAGGATCCAAAGATCAGCGAGACAGAGGTGTGCGGTTGCCCGTTAGTCACGAACGTGTTCGACACGACCGGAGAATTTTGTCGAGCGCCTAAGAAGAGCTGCGTGAAGCATTACGTTTGGGAGAAATTACGACGAGCAGAGATCGATATGGAGAGGGTGAGGCAGTGGTTGAAGATAGACGAGCTGGTCGAACAGGAGAGGCAAATCAGAGCGAATATGGCCACTCGTGCCGGTGTCCTGGCGTTGATGCTTCACTCGACCTACAATCACGAACTAATGGAGCAAATGACGCAGGAACAGAACAGGGAACAATTGGAAGCTATGGAAGAGGAGCTTCAACGAAGGTACGGGTTGCTTCATAAGGATCAGGCTGCGGAACAATGA
- the LOC143426707 gene encoding myotubularin-related protein 10-B, with translation MESKSCNNFISYVGLEEHEMQPLGSSRRNSLTESSIKLLPGEIFITKAHRVLMFSPVSDLNQGTSGILSVTSFKLTFVTTDDTNGDDAAHQQNHLYGYMDTCLTNIEDIYVTVGDKKRKLVPGNTVPSKVKGLFIICKNLRTWSFSFKFSPIGDGKNLLQALVHHAFPSRHHLLFAYDYQEAYYSSLDKAVRLFRDISDWHNELERTVHNEKLRKFWRLSTVNIDFKLCRSLSRYIIVPASITDNQLMDAAKRFQGNRPPIWSWSSARGAALVKMSELSPLVANRIQENIMFENVRKSHPQKMPPLVLELNKGISVNLIAVAFSKFASLCTPEHIRQFWLQDNNFYSLLENTKWLKYVSYCLQKAVEACEHLHLGVSVILQEGAGTDLCCLISSLVQLLLDPYFRTINGFQSLFQKEWVAGGHPFCDRLGHIAKRNSEKSPLLLLYLDCVWQLSQQFPAEFEFTETYLTTLWDAAHVSIFDTFIFNCEKDRVAAATDPEKPLTLRSVWDWREQFNEQDILLFYNPLYNSREIDSMEKCIIKPMYNIPSVELWTQCYFRWIPTLEIRNGGQNHIELYARLLRNEVNQLKMSLNGNCTSPTSKSNSYSVQMNIDSFYPFSNKKIGNTVSTPIMNSSILATESLLDAQSLITAAD, from the exons ATGGAAAGTAAAAGCTgcaacaatttcataagttacgTGGGTTTGGAGGAACACGAGATGCAG CCGCTGGGTTCTAGTCGACGTAACTCTTTAACGGAAAGCAGCATTAAGTTGTTACCCGGTGAGATATTCATCACCAAAGCGCACAGGGTTCTCATGTTCTCGCCTGTCAGTGATCTGAACCAAGGGACGTCTGGTATTCTATCCGTTACGAGTTTCAAGCTCACTTTCGTTACTACCGACGACACCAACGGAGAT GATGCGGCGCATCAACAGAACCATCTGTACGGATATATGGACACGTGTTTAACGAATATAGAAGATATTTATGTAACCGTAGGTGATAAAAAACGGAAATTGGTACCTGGAAATACTGTACCGTCTAAAGTAAAAGGGTTATTTATTATTTGTAAA AATCTACGAACGTGGTCTTTCTCTTTCAAATTTTCGCCGATCGGAGACGGAAAGAATCTTCTGCAGGCGTTGGTACATCATGCTTTCCCTAGCAGGCATCATTTATTATTCGCTTACGATTACCA AGAAGCTTATTATAGTAGTCTTGATAAAGCTGTTCGTTTATTTCGGGATATTTCAGACTGGCATAACGAACTGGAACGAACTGTGCACAATGAAAAATTACGAAAGTTCTGGAGATTATCTACCGTTAATATAGACTTTAAGCTTTGTCGTAG tttatctcgatacataattGTACCAGCATCGATTACTGATAATCAGCTGATGGACGCAGCTAAGCGCTTTCAAGGCAACCGTCCTCCTATTTGGTCTTGGTCAAGCGCACGTGGTGCAGCATTGGTGAAAATGTCTGAACTCTCGCCGTTAGTTGCCAACAGAATACAGGAGAACATTATGTTCGAAAATGTTCGCAAAAGTCATCCCCAGAAAATGCCACCGCTAGTTTTAGAGTTAAACAAAGGCATTAGCGTGAACTTAATTGCTGTGGCATTCTCGAAATTCGCCAGTCTCTGTACACCGG AACACATCAGACAGTTCTGGCTGCAGGATAACAATTTCTATTCGTTATTGGAGAATACTAAATGGTTGAAGTACGTGTCCTACTGTTTGCAAAAAGCTGTTGAAGCCTGCGAGCATCTTCACTTAGGAGTCTCTGTTATTTTACAAG AAGGTGCTGGCACGGATCTTTGTTGCCTTATATCGAGCTTAGTTCAATTGTTACTCGACCCGTATTTCCGAACCATAAACGGGTttcaatctcttttccaaaaggAGTGGGTCGCCGGTGGGCACCCGTTTTGTGATAGATTAGGTCATATCGCTAagagaaactcagaaaag TCCCCGTTGCTCCTTTTATACCTTGACTGTGTCTGGCAATTGAGTCAACAATTCCCCGCAGAATTTGAGTTCACGGAAACGTACCTGACCACGCTGTGGGACGCTGCCCATGTTTCAATTTTCGACACGTTCATTTTTAACTGCGAGAAAGACCGAGTGGCGGCAGCTACG GACCCAGAGAAACCTCTCACTCTACGTAGCGTGTGGGATTGGCGGGAGCAGTTCAACGAACAGGACATCCTACTGTTTTACAATCCCCTGTACAATTCCCGGGAAATAGATTCGATGGAAAAGTGCATAATAAAGCCGATGTACAACATCCCAAGCGTGGAGCTTTGGACCCAGTGCTATTTCCGGTGGATACCCACGCTGGAGATACGGAACGGAGGACAGAATCACATCGAACTTTACGCGAGGCTGTTGCGAAACGAAGTGAACCAATTGAAGATGAGTCTAAACGGCAATTGTACTTCTCCGACCAGTAAATCGAACAGCTATTCCGTTCAGATGAACATCGACAGCTTCTACCCGTTCTCGAACAAGAAGATAGGGAACACGGTGAGCACGCCCATCATGAACAGTTCCATTCTTGCTACGGAGAGCCTGTTAGACGCGCAGTCCTTGATCACTGCAGCCGACTGA
- the Mgat1 gene encoding alpha-1,3-mannosyl-glycoprotein 2-beta-N-acetylglucosaminyltransferase encodes MRNRLVTVIFGSLVLWGLITYFLISDQPVNDKRNTARVSNQISKLEKRVKEEIALNQELLQDITEDKQHRRKVGTVNVNADKKQKETNHVDKSQILLEKKEKDIDNNDKSVQQSQLEPVHSSEVSHNVPTKGKLPNGSPIIAILVFSCNRVTVQRCLDQLIRYRPNVEQFPIVVSEDCQHRQTAEVIGRYGNQIIRIQQPDQSDIEVPPKEKKFKGYFKIARHYGWALNHMFFKLGYDTVIIVEDDLDIAPDFFEYFLGTYPLLVSDNSLWCVSAWNDNGKAGLVDESAADVLYRTDFFPGLGWMLTRQLWTELSSKWPKSYWDDWIRQPEQRRNRACIRPEISRTRTFGKTGVSNGMFYERHLKYIKLNTQFVHFTRMNLTYLLKDNYDINFVNEVYQSTVVSFSELKTGKVVAPGAVRIPYYSRQAYKNTAKQFGLMDDFRSGVPRTGYRGVVTFYYKGRRVHLAPSANWNGYDITWS; translated from the exons ATGCGGAACAGGTTAGTCACTGTTATTTTTGGCTCGCTTGTTCTGTGGGGTTTGATAACATACTTTCTGATCTCCGATCAACCAGTGAACGACAAGAGGAACACG GCTAGAGTATCGAATCAGATTAGTAAACTGGAGAAGAGGGTGaaagaagaaatagcgttgaatCAGGAACTACTGCAGGATATTACGGAAGATAAGCAACATAGAA GAAAAGTAGGTactgtaaatgtaaatgcggataaGAAGCAGAAGGAAACGAATCATGTTGATAAAAGTCAAATTCTCCTtgaaaagaaggaaaaggaTATAGATAATAATGATAAAAGTGTGCAGCAATCTCAATTAGAGCCTGTGCATTCG AGCGAAGTCTCTCATAATGTTCCTACGAAAGGAAAGCTACCAAATGGATCTCCAATAATAGCAATTTTGGTGTTTTCTTGCAACCGTGTTACTGTACAAAGATGTCTCGATCAATTGATCAGATACAGGCCCAACGTAGAGCAATTTCCAATTGTTGTCTCGGAGGATTGCCAACATCGACAGACCGCTGAAGTTATTGGCAGATATGGAAATCAAATAATACGTATACAA CAACCCGATCAATCGGATATCGAAGTACCTCCAAAAGAGAAAAAGTTCAAAGGGTATTTCAAAATTGCACGCCATTATGGATGGGCTCTTAATCATATGTTCTTTAAACTTGGATACGATACTGTGATAATAGTCGAAG ACGATTTGGACATAGCCCCAGATTTTTTTGAATATTTTTTGGGCACATATCCTCTGTTAGTGTCTGATAATTCTCTATGGTGCGTATCAGCGTGGAACGATAATGGTAAAGCCGGTTTGGTCGATGAGAGTGCAGCAGATGTATTATATAGAACCGACTTTTTTCCTGGATTGGGCTGGATGTTGACGCGTCAATTATGGACAGAACTATCGTCAAAATGGCCCAAATC ATATTGGGACGATTGGATAAGGCAACCTGAACAACGTCGAAACAGAGCCTGTATTCGACCGGAAATATCCAGGACTAGAACTTTCGGCAAGACTGGAGTAAGCAA TGGCATGTTTTATGAAAGGCATTTAAAGTACATCAAGCTGAACACGCAGTTCGTGCACTTCACGCGAATGAACCTAACTTACTTGCTAAAA GACAATTACGATATAAATTTTGTTAACGAAGTGTATCAATCGACGGTAGTAAGTTTCTCGGAGTTGAAAACCGGAAAGGTGGTAGCACCGGGTGCTGTACGAATTCCTTATTATTCCAGACAAGCGTATAAAAACACTGCCAAGCAGTTTGGATTGATGGACGACTTTAGG AGCGGTGTACCAAGGACTGGATATCGTGGGGTGGTCACATTCTATTATAAAGGAAGACGAGTACATTTAGCGCCCAGTGCTAACTGGAACGGTTACGATATTACTTGGAGCTAA
- the Hpf1 gene encoding LOW QUALITY PROTEIN: histone PARylation factor 1 (The sequence of the model RefSeq protein was modified relative to this genomic sequence to represent the inferred CDS: substituted 2 bases at 2 genomic stop codons) has translation MPDNDGKQRKIYEEDPRIACRYGNKCYQKNAEHHKKYKHPPKETKKKRAKRTIFDKRKREADDRISSESPKKKTLKTDDEIPDAILDDAVTSVENNSNESDKYCNTMEEPESSNRTEDIKECNNLVSVSSLLKDDKIDVETDKILPADSQEIISCLFLTQMPRDFFQFYEFCESISKSNPFDALKDLHLEMVGPYDVFRKGFLNAKVESKEALLNHWRYYYDPPEFQVKKLPLKISHFMIIQVFXLXKYPQTIIKDSSRDGLHFGYWRDDISEKPVFVAKNRASVNCIIEPVAENIFGALDVHIGEKVKLASVFEKTRLSQLHQKLKSFAKEKTISLERNTSDMQARERKVVARTFHKAGIVVPYDKKTQLGYRDLAVTDSVLEKLLKQIECPPTPETRKTLISKLEEIIRQATIAADECDFGTVLELSHDLFSSGVAYVQMKTLNLLSLAYNLLQRPEFLKIAKVHLENRRKGLNLSVLRFD, from the exons ATGCCAGACAATGATGGAAAACAGCGTAAGATTTATGAGGAGGACCCACGAATTGCTTGTCGATACGGAAATAAAtgctatcaaaagaatgcagagcATCACAAGAAGTATAAACATCCGCCAAAAGAAACG AAAAAGAAGAGAGCGAAACGCACAATTTTTGACAAGAGGAAAAGAGAGGCTGACGATCGAATATCAAGCGAATCTCCCAAGAAAAAGACATTGAAAACAGATGACGAGATACCTGACGCGATTTTGGATGATGCTGTAACGTCTGTTGAAAATAACAGCAATGAGAGTGACAAATATTGTAATACCATGGAAGAACCAGAAAGTTCCAATCGTACGGAAGACATAAAAGAATGTAACAATTTAGTTAGCGTATCGTCGTTGTTAAAGGATGACAAAATTGATGTGGAAACGGACAAAATACTTCCAGCTGACTCGCAAGAAATTATTTCTTGTTTATTTCTTACTCAGATGCCAAGAGATTTCTTTCAGTTTTATGAATTCTGCGAGAGTATTTCTAAAAGTAATCCTTTCGATGCTCTAAAGGACCTCCACTTGGAAATGGTAGGCCCTTACGATGTATTTAGAAAGGGGTTTTTAAATGCCAAGGTTGAGAGCAAAGAAGCGCTGTTGAATCACTGGAGGTACTACTACGATCCACCAGAATTTCAGGTAAAAAAATTGCCACTAAAAATCTCACATTTTATGATTATACAAGTTTTCTAACTTTAAAAATATCCACAGACTATTATCAAAGATAGCAGCAGAGATGGTCTGCATTTCGGTTACTGGAGGGACGACATTTCGGAGAAACCAGTGTTCGTAGCAAAGAACAGAGCGTCTGTGAATTGTATAATCGAACCTGTCGCGGAAAATATATTTGGCGCACTGGA CGTGCACATTGGGGAGAAAGTTAAATTGGCTTCCGTGTTCGAGAAAACTCGTCTGTCGCAGTTGCATCAGAAGTTGAAAAGCTTCGCAAAGGAGAAGACGATATcgttagaaaggaatacgagcgaTATGCAGGCCAGAGAGCGAAAGGTTGTTGCGAGAACTTTTCACAAAGCTGGCATCGTAGTGCCTTACGACAAAAAGACCCAATTGGGATACAGAGATTTAGCCGTAACCGATA GCGTCTTAGAAAAGCTTCTGAAACAAATAGAATGCCCGCCAACACCAGAGACGCGGAAGACGTTAATATCGAAATTAGAGGAAATAATAAGACAAGCAACGATTGCGGCTGATGAATGTGACTTTGGCACAGTTTTAGAGCTTAGTCACGATCTATTCTCCAGTGGAGTCGCTTACGTTCAAATGAAAACGTTAAATCTGCTTTCCCTTGCCTACAATCTCTTACAGAGGCCAGAATTCCTGAAGATTGCCAAGGTTCATTTAGAAAACAGAAGGAAAGGTCTAAATCTGAGCGTGCTTCGCTTCGACTAA
- the Nd-19 gene encoding NADH dehydrogenase [ubiquinone] 1 alpha subcomplex subunit 8, protein MVVAKDFELPSDEELNVQEINIGWAYIHAAAVFLGKKCEWYNNEFMLCRHELKDPRKCLKEGRDVTKCALEGFQDIKKHCRDVFEAHVDCVVNTSPTVTNDNLCRKTRELFDDCMLKKLNLERPPFGYFCQAKVHDSPRPKPLEEVHEYPDPIPDPSPPPFKPAKYGGRTGFSR, encoded by the exons ATGGTTGTTGCTAAGGACTTTGAGCTCCCTTCGGATGAAGAGTTGAACGTGCAAGAGATAAATATTGGTTGGGCGTACATTCATGCCGCCGCTGTGTTCCTTGGGAAGAAGTGCGAATGGTATAACAAT GAATTTATGCTGTGTAGACACGAGCTGAAAGATCCTCGTAAGTGCCTGAAGGAAGGAAGGGACGTAACCAAGTGCGCGTTAGAGGGGTTTCAAGACATAAAGAAACACTGTCGGGATGTATTCGAAGCCCACGTGGATTGCGTTGTAAATACATCGCCAACGGTGACCAATGACAATCT TTGCAGGAAAACTAGAGAGTTATTCGACGATTGTATGTTAAAGAAGTTGAACTTGGAACGACCACCTTTCGGCTACTTTTGCCAAGCCAAAGTACATGATTCACCAAGACCGAAACCACTAGAGGAAGTACACGAGTATCCAGATCCTATACCCGATCCATCACCGCCACCGTTTAAACCAGCGAAATATGGTGGACGCACTGGTTTTAGCCGTTAG